The segment ACAAGGGTGTCCGAATCTGGGACAAAAATGGGTCTAAAGAGTTCCTCGAAGCCCAAGGACTTTGCAACAGAGAAGAAggtatatacatttttatgtaTAGAGTCAATTTAATCTgctttcagattaaattttcattcatctcTTAATCTTTTTACCAGGGTTCAAATgatcttcatattttttttcgctcTGAATTTGAGCCCagccatttaatttatttataaattttgatgatatCCTAAGGGAATTGAATAAgatctttaatattttcaagatttaaccctaaaaaaatagaaatgattTGTCAAGTTCAGTTTTTAAAGGCTTTAATGTGGCAAGAAATGGGCTAGCTACGAGTGGAATCCTGTGTTCAGACCAGTGACCAATAATTCCAAGGCTTCATTTAGTAATATTGTAGGTTGAAAAACGCTTTCTATCTTCAAAGTTTTCTTAACCTAAATTTAATCCCTTGAAATTAAcgaataaaatcacaaaattgcCTAAAATGTGTTAAGTTAAAGGGTGGCTGTCAAAATTACGATCAACTACATGGGTCgtttgctgtattttttatcctAGAAATTCCCTTTTTGTAGGCGACTTGGGCCCCGTGTACGGCTTCCAGTGGCGGCACTTTGGTGCAGAGTACCAAGACATGCACTCGGACTACAAGGGAAAAGGCGTGGACCAGCTGAAGCAGGTGATCGAGACGCTGAAGACAAATCCAAACGACAGGCGTATCTTGCTCTGCGCCTGGAACCCTGTGGACCTGCCCAAGATGGCTTTGCCTCCTTGTCACTGCCTCGTCCAGTTCTATGTCTCAGAGGAGAAGTATCTGTCCTGCCAACTGTACCAAAGATCTGCCGACATGGGTCTCGGCGTTCCTTTCAACATCGCCAGTTACGCTCTCCTCACTTACATGATCGCTCACGTCACAGGCTTGGAGGTAAGAAAAACGGTCTGATTGACTATCAAAAATAGAATGACTGACACGGTCTCTTTTActcgataaaattaatttggagttGAGTAACTGCCTGTAAATTGGAGTTTAAGGCGATTTTTAAAAGGGAGTAATATaccaaaattcagaaattgttttatttttttaagttgtgaTTAGTTTGCTAGATGTAAGCTATTGACATgtttatacataaaaaattcccCTTTAATATAGGTTTTGATAGAGTGATTTATTTGGTactttttaaagcaaaactcACCAATTTTTCTAAGCTTGCTAAAATTTACGCAAAACGTGATAATTTACcagcatttttattcactTATTATTCTCGTTTTTTTCTGATTCTGGAAATTTGCAgggaataaatttgttgatttacGAAATTAATTGAGATTTTACACTTGcaagttatttatttgaaatttggctGATAATAGGAAAATACCCactgcattttaaaacaataaattttccagccGTATGAGTTTGTCCACACTCTTGGCGACGCGCACGTCTACCTGAACCACGTTGAGGCGTTGAAGGAGCAAATTCAACGATTGCCTAGACCATTCCCAAAATTCCGATTCAGACGGCAAGTCGCGGAAATTGAGGATTTCAAAATGGAAGACTTTGAGATCACTGGCTACAACCCGCATGAGAAAATCACCCTAGACATGGCGGTGTAGAagtaatttctaaaattactCTGGTGTTTGCTAAAATTGAAACTCATTGATGGATCTGCACTACATTATGATTGTATTTAAAGTTGATAAGTATTAACTTCATCGGTTGAGCTTTTACAACCCATATCGATACGAAATAtggaaacaatattttctagaAGGCATATATTGAGTAGAAATAAAGCAAGATATAATTTCTGtacaaatttggtttaaagtATAATCAATCCCATGATTAGGTCGACTCGGATTAAGTAAACATTTTGAAGGATTATCGTGAAATATCGCTGAGATCGGTGAGCCTAAAATGGGGTTTATAAATTGGAGGGATCAGCAATTCAGCAGTGCTTTAGCACAGCTAGGTCGATTGGTTCTCAAAGTGAGTGTGAATCAATTTCATGGACCCCATTCAAGCAGTAAGAGTTACATAAGTATATTACGAATATTCCAAACCCGAATTtggttataatttttaatcatcacCTGTTCACCGAATTATAACAATCTTTCCTGCGGgtcaagcaaaaaatggaataacGCAAAACGAACATTTAAACGATAGAGGCGAGTTGAAAAAGCATCAAACCAATAGACAAAATTGGGGTCAAATTAGACTTCACCGGGGAGTTAAAAATGCAATGGAAAGAGGCGTTTATGCAAAACTTGATTGCTTTGGAGGTGCTTGGACTTGATGAAATCCAaagtttttaacaatttgtgACACAATTGAAATATTGCTAGCCTTCTCAACCTACCAAGCTACGCTCTAAATTAATCATATCACTTTGCAGGCTGATTTGTACAACTCTCCACAATTTCATCGACTACACCAGCTctatatttgtaaatatattccAAAATGCATTCACGTTCCAATCATACACCCTCACTCACGCACTCTGCATCAGCCTTGCAGGTTAGCACATTCGGTGCGGGCTGTCGCCTGGGTCCTGCGGAGGCACCGAGTCCTGAAACCAAACACATGAATCGTCAGTTACCGAGTTTAAAGCATGGTTTTCAGAAAGAAATCTGTTTTTCATTTGTTCTATAAACGGAACTTGCTTGACTTCTAAGCAATGATTGACAAACAGCTTGAGGTTCATATTTGTTTAGGAATTAAGCAGTTTTGTTGCTCTTTTCAACTGTACGGAAGCAATGTTTACTTTGGCggtgattaatttaatttgagcacTTAAAACGATGTGAGCTGTTTCAACAggagctatttttaaatagtgtaAGTGGGTAATTGAGCTTGGTCTAATTAAATCCTAATATAACACTGAAATTGGTTTAAAACCCAGTTTTGAAgcttgttttttattctatgCCATGAAGAGTTGTTGTTAGTATACTCagacttaaattaaaaggacAAATCGGTTTATCATCCTTATTGtagaaaatgtcaaaattaacTAATGGCTCTGCTCTGAACGGAAATTAATTCTGGATGGTCAGCTTTTAGTTagtttttaaaggaaaaattatattaaacgtTATCGTACTTTACAGCAGCCGAGTcggccccgcaggcctcaCCAGCAGTTctttacctccaaaacaaaattcatcacAGCGACCGTCAAAACGTTTGGCTTTTCTGATTTTTGAGTAGAACCAAAAAGATTATGCGTGTAGCAAAAGCTCGTCAACCCTGCTGAGATCCTCCCTGTGGTGTTTTAACCCTcccttacaaaaatttcatagcATAAAGAGCCCTCctctcaattttaatgaaaagctGTTTGAATGAGTGAAATTCTGCTTTTCTAACAAGAGAATTCACGAAGAAAAAATCCTTTGTACCTTTCAGCTGGCCTATTAAAAAGGATTTCAGGCAGAATGCATCAGATATCTTTCCCAATGATGTCTTATTTAAAAACGGTAAAAGAGAAATACATTCGCAggtaatttatgaaatttacaaattgaaGTCAACAAATTGAATTGCTGAGCTCTGCGAAAACAtgtcattatattttatcttccAAGATATAcctattaaatttcaattttggcacaaaaaaatctattaaaacTCTATTGATCtcgaatcaaaattatttctttagaatttttcattctaagATATCTTAAAACAATACATTAAGTAAAACTCAATAGCTCTACTctgtgtggaaaattaaagattaaaccTAAGGATATTTCtttcttaatttgtttgaaagctGTATTGTctgttttaagtttttaacatatttaacATAACCTAATTTGTTCGGAAATAATCAAAACTGTCATATAAACCTACCGTCATAGATTTCGTCTAGTTTGACTTGTAATTTTAGTGGAAAATATGATactgaattgaataaaatttagttttaagagTTTTGTAGCTGCTTACGCATTCTtcaattgaatgaaatgtGTTAGCGTCATGTCTCACGGTCGCAGTGATAAAAACCTTGTGTTGCAAATAGAATATTAGCTGTGATTTATcacgcaaaaattaattttaccgcGTCTCAAGGTCTCATAACCTATACTGAGACGATGTTCCGAAATACAGTTACTCAGctctataaattaaatcaaaaaccaattttcaatgctctgggcaaattattttctgtacCAAGCCatgcaaaattgataaaacaatttttccgtAATCTCTTTTAACTCGCTAAGTATTGAAttgtaaatgaaaaagaaaaaaaacgattcTTACTTGAAAGAGAGGTTGACTAGGCTGGCTGGAGTGCAGGGGGGAGAAGGGGTTGGGCGCCTCGACCCTCGGTGCTGGCGCGCCTAGGTCAGAGAAGTGGGTCATTTGCTGCGTCAGGGCGAGCGTTCCTCCATCGGCAACCGTGATCACCACCCATATCGTGTCTGAAAAAAAGGTATTaagtattaattaaatcgaaatCGAATTGTAGAAAttcaatgttttattttcaatacaaaGTAGCAATTTACTTGAGTTCATATAGAGATAACCGTCTGATATCGTTACAAGGCCACATTATCAgatatgcaattaaaattgtgattgCAATGGaacaatatgattttatttgatgttaTATTGTAATCATATGCAGAGTggacaattaaaaaaagattttaaatcaactacGCAGTGGTATAGATAGgatctccaaaatttaaaattaaatgcgaagtgatttaaaaaaaatgtgataagTCTGTACCTCataaagagaaagagaatattatatgttttaagcgtaaaaaaatttttaaattgttttatcaaaaaattcccTGCATAagaaaatagtgaaaatattGTTACAATCAATTGTAAGTTGAAGCAATGGCAAAATTGGCtaaaacgtaatttttatttttatttatttaaagcgaGATGAATGCAATCTCTTCAAGTCAATTTGTATTTCCAACTTAGGATTTTGGAAATTGGTCTGCTTTTCATTGCAGCTTTAACAAGTAacctaaaaaatatgttccCATCTGTTTGTCacttattttctaattttgaatcCGTTCTCtacttcttaaaatttcaatagttcaaaaaaaacatttgatcacttttttaatttttagaaagaaaTTAGTAAAAGTTGACTTGTAGAAACAAACCTACGGTGCAAACTCCGTGTAGTAAGCAACTTGGAGATTCAAACGtacaaatattcaatttcttttgctTATATTTTCGAGAATTTCTACCTAATCACCTCCAAATGACAGATAATAATTCCAAAGGGAGTAaggaaaaatgacaaaaatatttatgaacaaCCAGATGAATATTTGGAgcgaaatgtgaaaatttaaaattaaaaatgcagctcTGGTTGGACTAAAATTTAGTGCCTAATTTCCAATCACCATGCCTttctttttgaattaaatttaattaaatctgataGTACTGCACATGAGTAGGAgtgcaataatattatttgcagtTATTACAATCACGTATGGCTTGTTGTGCAATTAGCAAGAGTGGTATTAATAGCATTGGATCTGATTTCCGCCCAGCTCAGATCTCCGTGTCATGCAAtagtgaattattattttcaatgccAAACAAATTACCTCCGAAGAACGATCCGTTGGGGGTGCAGGCCCTCCAGTTACTGTGGTAGGTGTTGCAGGTGTGTGGGCTGACCAGTTCGACGCTGATGGCGGTTTCCTCCCCTGGCGTCAGGGCGGGCAGCATCAGCTTCTCGCTGACGTCGCCCCACGCCTCGCCAAAGGTTTGTCTCAGGAAGCAGCCCTCGGGCCAGGTCATGTCTCCGTTGTTGCGTAGCCTCCACGTCTTGGTGAATCTGCCCGATACGCATGTTAATTTTCAAGGTTGGAGTAATAATCATAATGGGCCGTGCGCATTTATGAAGAGAGCACAGCTGTTCACCTTGTGCACGGCGGAACGCTTTCGCCATCGCCTATTGTCGCGTCTTTGACCAAAAACATGGACGGCAGGTTGTTGGCTGCCTCGTAGTCGAAATATGAGCCGATGGCAGCCTGCAGATTCCTGAAACACGCGAGACCCAATTTAAAACGCACCAATTACGCAaggtcatttttaaatgtgtgtCATCGCTCCGTGATCTTCCCGAAAGCGAAATTCGCGTTATGAATCTGGCCACAAGCCTCACCAGTTGTTCATGTCGAGGAAGAAGGCCGCGGCCGTCTGGCTCAGGTTGCCCACCAGCTTCTGCAGCTGCGAAATCAGGATGTCCTTATCCGTGGTGCCCATGCAGCTGAACTGCTGCAGCAAGTCCTGGTCCACATCTCCGTCCACCTCCATTGCCAATTTCTCGTCTGCTTACCCTTGATAAGAATTTCCCTCGCTGCTAACTCTATTATTTCGAGTCAACAACAAAGCAGCCTTATCGGACCAACACAAACTTTAAAAAGTCAACTAGCAACGAAAGTGCGACTGAATGGGAATGTGCAAACCAGTACTTTTACACTCCTCACAGATGACAAACACAAACTGCGTGCGCATCGCGAAGTGGAACATACCAACATAacgcaaaatattaaacccCTAATCACCCTCGAGCTCCAGCAacaccattaaaatttaaaattaaatcagaaaatgGAGAATATTCAGAAGTGGGcctaatttaaagtattttccTGGGTCCATTTCGtttgatttctaaaaatttacccTCATACGTTCAATTCAAGTAGATTTTTCTAGATGTTTTGAGTATTCTTTGAATATGAGTAGGAAAAAGAGTTAAGAACATGTAATCAAAATCTACATTacattcttaattttctttaaattctaataacatttttaaatattataatttcagtGTTTTTTATCAGAGTATTTGATTTATATTGCAATCTCtttggataaaataaattataccaAATTTGTCTCCTCAACGCACTTACCTTGTGCTGCCAACAAAACACATTTCTTGTTTCAAATCGGTAAGCCGCGATTCTCCCGATGCAGAAGCAGTCTCGTTCTCTCCCATGAAGGCAGGTGTGCGCGCGTTTATATCTACATGCAGGGCTAGCCGACTGGAGGAGCGAATTTTGAGTCCGGAGCATTTTTCGCCGACGGTCGAATCGGCAACGGCGGTGAGTGGAGGTCGCGGCGATGAATTCCTACGTCGAGCAGCAAGAATTTACAAACAACCAGGTTGCGGCCGCGAAAAAGTTACTAACAGTAACGAAGAGTGTTGACAGCACCGCGCAGGCCGTCGACTCTATCATCTCCGAGTGTATTTCGGCCGCCGACTCGCAGGGGGTCGAACCGTTCGACGTGTTCGAGGAACTCGGCGCCGATCCAAAATCGTTTTTCGACAAGTGCGAATTCGTGCACGATGGGCCCGAGCCCACCGCAGCCGAATGGggtgaaaaaaaatgctacaCCACCCTGGAGACGGTGCAGCACCCTGCCGCCGCGACGGCTCCGAAGGGGATGGAAGTGGCTACGGTCAAAGAGTTTGACTGGCTCATGAACTTTAAGATAGGAAAACTGCTCGACCCTCTCAAAGACGACTATGGGCCAAATGATGGTAAGTTCtactttggaaaataatatctgGGGGTATCAGGGATAAAGTTGGatactgattttaaaatattttcccatccaaaataaattttgaattttctcgcAGATACTAGAGAAAGACTTTTAaagttctattttttttttgcagaaaacaggaacatttttaatctgctGAAAGCGAAAAATTCCGAGCCAACAAAACCGGCACCCCCACCGCCCCCCGTGGGCCCGAAGCCTCCGTTCACCTACACAGAACTGATTGAACAAGCCCTGGAAGAAAAGGGAGCCCTGACTGTCTCGGGGATATACCAGTGGATATCgtaagtgaattaaaaaaactataatagaagttacattttttccgttttaattttttgtcatagCAAAGACAGGGACAAGACAAAAGTAATGCCAGTTGTGGTGTATTGATTCCGTGCAGGCTTGCAATCCTTATTTTGGTGTGATTTGCGCAAAACGAGGTCCCTTTAAAGACACGCTCGACCGGGTCAATAGACGGTGCCTGTTCCTCGGATGGTACCGCGCGCACATGGGGGTGTTCGTGCTCACCCATGCAGCCCCGTCGGCACCTGCAACGcctgccactgctgctgccgctgctgctgggctTGGGGGTGAATCAAAACCGGGTATTTGAACAGAGGCATAGCTCCGTACCAGGCAGTGCCGCGCCGCACACACAAACGACCGCTTCACGCACAAAATACTATGCGGGGTCCGCCGCAgcttttctgtttttattttattgtattaaatGGCAGTCAATGGACCGATAGAGCGGCAGGGCTAATCTGCTCTAATCGCGTGTGCGCTTTTGTTCTGAGGGTGCTCCACGCCGGAAAAggccttgtttttttttaaagcatgaTGCATGATTTGAACGGTGatgtttgcaaataaatttctttgattgctcttttattaaaaaaaagtaaggGCAGACGTAAAAGTTACTTCTCTCTTATATTCAGTCATGTTATTGTTTGTGGAGTCGTATATAATATAGACCGACATTGTCGGTTTTAAAGCTATACATTCAAGCTAAAACAgacaattttcgaaagatgaaataggcaatatttttttatttaacatgacgcttaaaaatatttaaaaaaggaagtTGAGTATTACAGGTTTTCTGCAGGACTTTACGAATTACGAATCTTTCAGCCCTTGCGAGGggaaaactattaaaaatagtcagaatttttctaattaaaagttCGTATTTTTTCAGATCGGGAAAAGATCAGACAAGATATTTTCTTCGAATTGTAGA is part of the Cloeon dipterum chromosome 1, ieCloDipt1.1, whole genome shotgun sequence genome and harbors:
- the Ts gene encoding thymidylate synthase, with product MNGHITDNEEPHDELQYLNQLRHIIQKGSKKGDRTGVGTLSVFGTQARYSLRDGTFPLLTTKKVFWRGVAEELLWFIKGSTNAKELSDKGVRIWDKNGSKEFLEAQGLCNREEGDLGPVYGFQWRHFGAEYQDMHSDYKGKGVDQLKQVIETLKTNPNDRRILLCAWNPVDLPKMALPPCHCLVQFYVSEEKYLSCQLYQRSADMGLGVPFNIASYALLTYMIAHVTGLEPYEFVHTLGDAHVYLNHVEALKEQIQRLPRPFPKFRFRRQVAEIEDFKMEDFEITGYNPHEKITLDMAV
- the LOC135947921 gene encoding protein ILRUN — its product is MEVDGDVDQDLLQQFSCMGTTDKDILISQLQKLVGNLSQTAAAFFLDMNNWNLQAAIGSYFDYEAANNLPSMFLVKDATIGDGESVPPCTRFTKTWRLRNNGDMTWPEGCFLRQTFGEAWGDVSEKLMLPALTPGEETAISVELVSPHTCNTYHSNWRACTPNGSFFGDTIWVVITVADGGTLALTQQMTHFSDLGAPAPRVEAPNPFSPLHSSQPSQPLFQDSVPPQDPGDSPHRMC